In one Gossypium hirsutum isolate 1008001.06 chromosome D09, Gossypium_hirsutum_v2.1, whole genome shotgun sequence genomic region, the following are encoded:
- the LOC107891400 gene encoding protein DETOXIFICATION 42 isoform X8, translating into MMTEEDDLYPSSVKMRYPIFIFFKDVRHVFKLDELGSEIAQIALPAALALTADPIASLVDTAFIGQIGAVELAAVGVSIALFNQVSRIAIFPLVSVTTSFVAEEDTIGRVSSEAQESDYVETGSCVDTESNELIPQKECIEGTYRPKTLGSSFDVVKIEPERRHIPSASSALVIGGILGLLQALFLISGAKPLLNFMGISSDSPMLNPAQQYLTLRSLGAPAVLLSLAMQGVFRGFKDTKTPLYATVAGDVANIILDPIFMFVFRLGVSGAAIAHVISQYLISVILLWKLMSQVDLLPPSLKHLYFGRFLKNGFLLLIRVMAVTFCITLSASMAARLGSTSMAAFQVCLQVWLATSLLADGLAVAGQAILASSFARKDNEKATATASRVLQLGLVLGLILAVILGGGLSFGAKLFTKDADVLRLIGTGIPVLVAIASIICLCILSSTHGFIGLWISLTIYMSLRAFAGFWRIGTGTGPWKFLRG; encoded by the exons ATGATGACTGAAGAAGATGATCTATATCCATCTAGTGTTAAGATGAGATAccccattttcattttcttcaagGATGTCAG ACATGTTTTCAAACTGGACGAACTGGGATCAGAGATAGCACAAATTGCTTTGCCTGCGGCACTGGCTTTGACAGCCGACCCTATTGCTTCTCTTGTTGACACAGCATTCATTGGCCAAATAG GTGCTGTGGAACTGGCTGCTGTAGGAGTCTCTATTGCCTTATTCAATCAAGTCTCAAGAATTGCGATATTCCCGCTTGTTAGCGTCACAACCTCCTTCGTGGCCGAGGAAGATACAATTGGAAGAGTGAGCTCTGAAGCACAAGAAAGTGATTACGTGGAAACAGGTTCCTGTGTAGATACTGAAAGCAATGAGTTAATACCACAAAAAG AATGTATCGAGGGTACATATCGGCCAAAAACACTTGGAAGCAGTTTTGATGTTGTTAAAATTGAGCCGGAAAGAAGGCATATCCCATCAGCTTCATCAGCACTGGTTATTGGTGGCATCCTTGGTCTCCTTCAAGCCTTATTCCTGATTTCTGGAGCAAAACCTCTATTGAACTTCATGGGAATCAGTTCA GATTCGCCCATGCTAAACCCTGCACAACAGTACTTGACTTTAAGGTCACTAGGTGCTCCTGCCGTTCTTCTCTCCTTAGCCATGCAAGGTGTCTTTCGAGGATTTAAAGACACAAAAACTCCTTTATATGCCACTG tggcAGGAGATGTAGCAAACATCATTTTGGACCcaatatttatgtttgttttccGTCTGGGTGTCAGTGGTGCAGCCATTGCTCATGTAATATCTCA GTACCTGATTTCCGTTATACTCTTGTGGAAGTTAATGTCTCAAGTTGACCTCTTACCTCCTAGTTTAAAACATCTATATTTTGGTAGATTTCTAAAGAATG GTTTCCTATTATTAATAAGGGTTATGGCTGTTACATTCTGTATCACCCTTTCAGCATCAATGGCTGCTAGACTGGGATCAACATCAATGGCTGCATTTCAAGTATGCTTGCAGGTCTGGTTGGCGACTTCTCTTCTTGCGGATGGATTGGCTGTTGCGGGACAA GCAATACTTGCAAGTTCATTCGCAAGAAAGGACAATGAGAAGGCAACAGCCACGGCGTCTCGAGTATTGCAG CTAGGATTGGTTCTAGGATTGATACTTGCTGTCATTCTTGGAGGCGGACTGAGTTTTGGAGCAAAATTATTTACCAAAGATGCCGATGTCCTCCGCCTCATTGGTACAGGCATTCCA GTTCTTGTAGCTATTGCCAGCATTATATGTTTATGTATTCTCTCCTCCACTCATGGATTCATCGGACTCTGGATATCTCTGACGATATATATGAGTCTTCGAGCTTTTGCTGGATTTTGgag GATAGGGACAGGAACAGGGCCTTGGAAGTTTCTGAGGGGCTGA
- the LOC107891400 gene encoding protein DETOXIFICATION 42 isoform X7: MMTEEDDLYPSSVKMRYPIFIFFKDVRHVFKLDELGSEIAQIALPAALALTADPIASLVDTAFIGQIGAVELAAVGVSIALFNQVSRIAIFPLVSVTTSFVAEEDTIGRVSSEAQESDYVETGSCVDTESNELIPQKECIEGTYRPKTLGSSFDVVKIEPERRHIPSASSALVIGGILGLLQALFLISGAKPLLNFMGISSDSPMLNPAQQYLTLRSLGAPAVLLSLAMQGVFRGFKDTKTPLYATVAGDVANIILDPIFMFVFRLGVSGAAIAHVISQYLISVILLWKLMSQVDLLPPSLKHLYFGRFLKNGFLLLIRVMAVTFCITLSASMAARLGSTSMAAFQVCLQAILASSFARKDNEKATATASRVLQLGLVLGLILAVILGGGLSFGAKLFTKDADVLRLIGTGIPFVAATQPINSLAFVFDGVNFGASDFAYSAFSLVLVAIASIICLCILSSTHGFIGLWISLTIYMSLRAFAGFWRIGTGTGPWKFLRG; encoded by the exons ATGATGACTGAAGAAGATGATCTATATCCATCTAGTGTTAAGATGAGATAccccattttcattttcttcaagGATGTCAG ACATGTTTTCAAACTGGACGAACTGGGATCAGAGATAGCACAAATTGCTTTGCCTGCGGCACTGGCTTTGACAGCCGACCCTATTGCTTCTCTTGTTGACACAGCATTCATTGGCCAAATAG GTGCTGTGGAACTGGCTGCTGTAGGAGTCTCTATTGCCTTATTCAATCAAGTCTCAAGAATTGCGATATTCCCGCTTGTTAGCGTCACAACCTCCTTCGTGGCCGAGGAAGATACAATTGGAAGAGTGAGCTCTGAAGCACAAGAAAGTGATTACGTGGAAACAGGTTCCTGTGTAGATACTGAAAGCAATGAGTTAATACCACAAAAAG AATGTATCGAGGGTACATATCGGCCAAAAACACTTGGAAGCAGTTTTGATGTTGTTAAAATTGAGCCGGAAAGAAGGCATATCCCATCAGCTTCATCAGCACTGGTTATTGGTGGCATCCTTGGTCTCCTTCAAGCCTTATTCCTGATTTCTGGAGCAAAACCTCTATTGAACTTCATGGGAATCAGTTCA GATTCGCCCATGCTAAACCCTGCACAACAGTACTTGACTTTAAGGTCACTAGGTGCTCCTGCCGTTCTTCTCTCCTTAGCCATGCAAGGTGTCTTTCGAGGATTTAAAGACACAAAAACTCCTTTATATGCCACTG tggcAGGAGATGTAGCAAACATCATTTTGGACCcaatatttatgtttgttttccGTCTGGGTGTCAGTGGTGCAGCCATTGCTCATGTAATATCTCA GTACCTGATTTCCGTTATACTCTTGTGGAAGTTAATGTCTCAAGTTGACCTCTTACCTCCTAGTTTAAAACATCTATATTTTGGTAGATTTCTAAAGAATG GTTTCCTATTATTAATAAGGGTTATGGCTGTTACATTCTGTATCACCCTTTCAGCATCAATGGCTGCTAGACTGGGATCAACATCAATGGCTGCATTTCAAGTATGCTTGCAG GCAATACTTGCAAGTTCATTCGCAAGAAAGGACAATGAGAAGGCAACAGCCACGGCGTCTCGAGTATTGCAG CTAGGATTGGTTCTAGGATTGATACTTGCTGTCATTCTTGGAGGCGGACTGAGTTTTGGAGCAAAATTATTTACCAAAGATGCCGATGTCCTCCGCCTCATTGGTACAGGCATTCCA TTTGTTGCTGCTACTCAGCCCATCAATTCTTTAGCATTTGTTTTTGATGGTGTCAATTTTGGAGCATCTGATTTTGCATATTCAGCCTTCTCCTTG GTTCTTGTAGCTATTGCCAGCATTATATGTTTATGTATTCTCTCCTCCACTCATGGATTCATCGGACTCTGGATATCTCTGACGATATATATGAGTCTTCGAGCTTTTGCTGGATTTTGgag GATAGGGACAGGAACAGGGCCTTGGAAGTTTCTGAGGGGCTGA